Genomic DNA from Hypnocyclicus thermotrophus:
ACCTGGATTTATAAATATTTTTATAAGAATAGATTATTTAGCAGAAGAATTGAAAAAAATAGGAGAAAAAATAGAATTTCAATTTTTAGATACAGCCGGAGATGTAGTTATAGATTATTCATCTCCTAATATTGCTAAAAGAATGCATATAGGACATTTAAGAAGTACAGTAATAGGAGATTCTATAAAAAGAATATATAAATTTTTAGGATATAATGTTATAGCAGATAATCATATAGGAGATTGGGGAACACAATTTGGGAAACTTATAGTAGGTTATAAAAATTGGTTAAATAAAGAAAATTATAAAAAAAATCCTATAGAAGAATTAGAAAGGATTTATGTTGAATTTTCTAAGAAAAGCGAAGAAAATGAATCACTAGAAGATTTAGCTAGAGAAGAACTAAAAAAATTGCAGCAAGGCGATAAAGAAGCAAGAAATTTATGGAAAGAATTTATAAAAGTTTCTTTAGAAGAGTATGAAAGAATATATAAACGGATGAATATAGAGTTTGATACATATTATGGTGAATCATTTTATCATGATATAATGCCACTAATAATAGAAGAATTAAAAGAAAAAAATATTGCAAAAGAAGATGAAGGGGCCTTAGTGGTATTTTTTGATGAAAATAAGAATTTACATCCGTGTATAGTCCAAAAAAAAGATGGAGCTTATTTGTACTCAACTTCTGATTTAGCCACTATAAAATATAGAAGAGAAAATTATAATTTAAATAAAATAATATATGTAACAGATGAAAGACAACAAGATCATTTTAGACAAATATTTGAAATTACAAATATGCTAGATTGGAAAGACGAAAAACATCACATTTGGTTTGGAATAATGAGGTTTGCTGATGGGATTTTTTCTACAAGAAAAGGTAATGTAATCAAATTAAATGATTTATTAGATGAATCTGTAGAAAGAGCCTATAAAATAGTATCAGAAAAAAATCCTAGCCTTAACGAAGATGAAAAAAGGAATATCGCTGAAGTAGTTGGGATAGGAGCTGTAAAATATGCAGATCTTTCTCAAAATAGAACAAGTCCGATTATTTTTGAATGGGATAAAATATTAAGTTTCGAAGGAAACACTTCTCCATATTTACAATATAGTTATGCTAGAATAAAGTCAATAATGAGAAATGCAAATGAAAATAATATTAAAATAGATTATAATAAAAAATTGATATTTACTGAAAATAGTGAAATTAATTTAATTAAATTTGTATATCAATTTCCTAGAATAGTGATGTTAGCGGCAACAACTTTTAAGCCGAATTTATTAGCAGATTATATATTTGAATTATCTAAAAAATTTAATACTTTTTATAATGCGGCACCTATTTTAAAAAGTGAAAACAAAGATATAATAAATTCAAGGCTTATATTATGTGATAAAGTATCGTTTATAATAAAAGAAGGGTTAAATTTATTGGGAATAAGTACAGTAGATAGAATGTAAGGAATATTTTTCTGTACTTTTGAAAAATTACAAGGTATAATTTAGTAAAGGATGAACTTATAAAAAGTATATTATTAGAAGGGGGACTTAAGTATGGAAAAAGAAAAAAATATGTCTGATGAACTTCAGGTTGTAGTATTTATTTTAGATAAGAATTATTATGGGGTTCATATTTTGCAAGTCCAAGAAATTATAAAAATGACAGAAATAACACAGCTTCCAAATACTCCAGATTTTATAAAAGGGATTGTAAATTTAAGAGGTAATATAGTTCCGATTATGAATCTTAGAAAAAGATTTGGGCTAACAGAACAAAAAGAAAATGAGAATGCTAAAATTTTAATTTTAAAATTAGAAGAGTTACAATTTGGTATAATTGTTGATGAAATATCAGAAGTTGAGAAAGTTTCGGTTTCGTCTATAGAAGCTCCACCTAAAATTGTTTCTGGAGTAAGAGGAGAGTTTATAAATGGAATAGCTAAAACTAATGATAGATTATTAATCTTATTAAACATTGAAAAAATATTAACATTAGAAGAAAAAGAAATATTAAAAGAAATAGAAGAAACAAATTAAGGCGGATAGAATCCGCCTTTAAATATATACAAATGGGGGAGATATGAAAAGTTTTGAAATATTAATAATAACTGGTATGTCCGGAGCAGGAAAATCTAGTGCTATAAGATTTTTTGAAGATAGAGGATATTTGACAATAGATAATTTGCCAGTAAAACTATTGAGTAATATGTATAAATTATTTTTTAAATCTAGTAAAATAAGAAAAGTAGCTTGTGTAATAGATAGCAGATCGTGGAATAGTGCAAAAGAGTTTATAAATGAATGTAAAAAATTAAAAAAATTAGAAATTAATTTTAAAATACTTTTTTTAGATTCGGCTAATGAAGTAATTTTGAACAGATATAATTTAACAAGAAGAAAACATCCAATTAAAGAGTTTAATACACTTTTAGAAAATATAAAAGAAGAACGAAAACAATTAGAAGAGATAAAAGATTTAGCAAATGAAATAATAAATACGTCAAATATAACACCAAAAGAATTAAATAAAGAGTTGGAAAAATTATTAACAAGTGAAACTAAAAAAATAACAATAAGCATTTCTTCATTTGGATTTAAATATGGAATACCAATTGATTTAGATCTTATGTTTGATGTGAGATTTTTACCGAACCCATATTATGTAGAAGATTTAAAAAATAAAACAGGTAATAATAGAGAAGTATTTGATTATGTATTCAATTTTGATTTAACAAATGAATTTTATTTAAAACTTAAAGAGATGTTAATATTTTTAATACCACAATATATAAATGAGGGTAAATCACATTTATCAATAGGTATAGGATGTAGCGGTGGGAAACATAGATCGGTAAGTATAGTGAATAAACTATATGATGAACTTAAAGAAAATGATACAATAGAAGTATTAAAATCCCATAGAGATATAAGAAAAAATTAGATTGGAGTTATATGAGTAATATAGATTTAAATGAATTTCCAGATATGCCTGGAGTTTATTTAATGAAAAATATTAATAAAAAAATAATATATATTGGAAAGGCTAAAAATTTAAAAAAAAGGGTAAGTTCTTATTTTCAAAAAAAACATGATAGAAAAAAAACAGAAGAATTAGTTAAAAATATTTCTACTATTGATTATATTCTCTGTAAAACAGAGTTAGATGCTTTAATATTAGAAAATAATTTAATAAAAAAATATAAACCAAAATATAATATTGCTTTAAAAGATTCTAAAACTTATCCATATCTTTTTATTTCAAATGAAAAATTTTCAAAAATTTCAGTTATTAGAAATACAAAATATTTAAATAAAAATGGAGATTATTTTGGTCCATATCCAGGAACTGCATTTGAGCTAATAAAAATTATAAAAAAAATATTTATGATAAGAGACTGTAATAGAGATATGAATAAAAAGTATGATAGACCGTGTTTGAAATATTATATGAAAATGTGTTTAGGACCATGTGTGTATAAGAATATTGAAGCAAAATATAATGAAAATAAAGAGCAATTAAAACTTTTTTTAAAAGGGAATTATAAAGAGATACTAAAAAAATTAGAACAACTGATGAATAGTTATAGTGAAAAAATGGATTTTGAGACAGCTATTATATATAGAGAAAAAATAAAAAATATAAAAAATGCAATGAAAAATCAAATTGTTGAATATGGGAAAGATATTGATGAAGATGTTTTTTTAATAAAAGAAGAGTATGGTAATATTTTTATACAAGTACTTAATATAAGAAATGGTATAATTATTGGGAAAAATGAACAAATAATAAGCCTGGAGAATAATATAGAAGAGAGGAAAATAGAAGAATTTTTTTTAGAAATTTTTATTCAATATTATAATAATTATGTAATACCTAAAAATTTAATATTAGATAAAAAATTTAAAAAACTAGATAAATTAATAAAAAAATGGATTTTTATTGAGAAAAAAATAAAAATAAATCTATATTACCCTGAAATAAAAAGCAGAAGAAAAAAATTAATTGAAATGGGGTATTTAAATTTAGAAAAAGAAATAAAAAATTTTTATAATCGAAAAACAATACTAGAAATAGGAATAAAAAATTTATTTACGATATTAAAATTAAAAAAAATACCTAGAAGAATAGAATGTTTTGATATATCTAATATTCAAGGGAAAGATGCAGTAGCTTCAATGAGTGTAGCATTAGAAGGAAAACCATCTAAAAAAGAATACAGAAAATTTAAGATAAAAACAAAAGATACTCCTGATGATTTTCATATGATGAGAGAGGTTTTATTTAGAAGATATTCGAAATTAAATGACAATGAGCTTCCAGAGCTTATATTAATTGATGGAGGAAAAGGTCAATTAAATTCTGCTGCAGAAATATTGCAGAAATTAGGAAAAATTGATAAAATAGATTTAATAAGTATAGCAAAACGAGAAGAGGAGATATTTAAATATGGAGAATCTGTTCCGTATATTATATCTAAAAGAGATGAAACACTTAAAATACTTCAAAGATTAAGAGATGAAGCGCATAGATTTGGGATTACTTATCATAGAAAATTAAGAACTAAAAGAATAATAATAAGTGAACTTGATAAGATAGAAGGAATTGGACCTAAAAGAAAAGAAGTTTTATTAAAAAAATATAAATCAATTGAGAATATAAAAAAACAAAGTTTAGCTGAATTAAAATCCATTTTACCAGAAAAAATAGCAATAACTCTGTATAATTCACTAAATAATGAAAGGAGTGAATGATATAAAAACAGTATTAATTATTGATGATGAGCCTACTATTAGATTTTTATTAAAAGAAATAATATCTGATATGGGGTATAAAGTTTTAGAAGCGTCTAGAGCAGAAAAAGGACTACAGCTAATAAAAAAAGAAAAAATAGATTTGATATTATTAGATATTCAGCTTCCAAATATGAATGGATTAGAAGCTATACAGCAAATAAGAAAAATAAATATGGAAGTTCCAGTATTTATGATAACAGCTTTTCATAATATGAAAAATGTGGTAGAGATGTTAGATGTTGAGATTCAAGGTTTTATACCGAAACCTTTTGAAATATTAGAATTAAAAGATAAAATTTCAAAAATATTGGAGGCAAAAAAATGATGGTTAAAACTATTGATTTAAAAGAAAATATGGAATTAAAAGAGGGAATAGTTGTAAATAATATTGTACTTATAGAAGAGGGGACAAAATTAACAAAAGAGCTTATTGAAAGAATAAAAAAATTTAATATAGAAGAAGTCTCTATTAAAGATGAGGAAAAAAACATAGAGGATATTTTACTTGAAGAAGAAAAAATAAAAGAAGAGTTTAAAAAAGAATATTTAGAAAGTATAGAAGACACAAAAGAAGTATTAGAAGATGTTTTAAATAATAAAATTGATGATACTACATTAGAATTAATTGTAGATAAAACAATGGGTAATATAGAAAAGGATAAAAATATATTACTATCATTAATGGATATGAAATCTGAAGGAGAATATTTATTTGATCATAGTTTAAAAACTACAATGTTAGCTATTATGTTAGGGAAAGAATTAAATTATACTGATGAAGAATTGGAAATATTAGGAAAAGCTGCAATATTACATGATGTAGGAATGCTTAAAGTAAAAAAAGAAATAATTGATAAAAAATCAAAATTAACTTTAGAAGAGATGGAAGAAGTAAAAAAACATATAGATATTACTTTGGATTTGTTAAAAAATGAAGAAAAAGAAGTATTAGAAATAATAAAATATCATCACGAAAGAATAGATGGAAAAGGTTATCCAAATGGACTTAAAAGCGAGGATATACCAGATATGTCTAAAGTATTAAAAATAGCAGATATATATGCGGCACTTGTATCAAATAGAAGTTATAGAAAAGCTTTTAATGCAAATGAAGCAATAAAAGAGATGGTTCATGCTTCTGGAAAAGAAATAGATTTAATTTTATTTAAGAAATTTTTAAAAATCATGTCAATGTTTCCAATAGGAAGTAAAGTTAGATTAAGTAATGGGAAAATAGCTATAGTAAAACAAATTACAGAAAATATTTTTAGACCTGTAATAGATATTGAGGAGAATGGGAAAATAGAAAGAATAGATTTATCAAAAAAAGAAAACTTTTTATTGCATATAATGGGGTTAGCAGAATGAAAAAAGCTTTATTTTTTTTAATTTTAATTATAGTAGGATGTAGTCGAGAGATAATTTTAAGAAAGGAACCTTTAGAAAAGGTTCCTTTTAAAAGTGAATTAAAAAATACAGGAAATGTAATTAAAATATTTTATATTGAATACCCAAAAACAATAAATGAAAAAAATAAGTTTTGGACAGAATTTAGTAATATATCTAAAAAATTAATTGCTACTCAAGAAAAAAGAAACATTATTTTAACAAAAGAATTTTTTGATGATTTAAAAATTTTAACTCAAGAAAAAATATTTAAAGAAGAAAAAATATTTATTAAAATAGCTTCAGATTTAACGGAAGAAGAGAAAAAAGAATTAGTAAAATATTTTAAAGAATCCGAGAAAGAAACTGTTGATGATTATTTGAAGTTACAGATCAAATATTGGTTAACAAGATTACATAAAATAGGTGAATTTAAAGAAGAAAAAATATACAATGAGAAAATTAAAAACGATTTAATTTTAGAAGTAATAGAAAAAAGAAAAGAACAATTAAAATATATAATCAATGCTAATTATAACTATATAGCTAAATTGGATAATATTAATGTAGATAGTAAAATATATTTTAATGATAAAAATGTAAATATAGAATATGAAAGTATTTTAAAAAATCAAATTTCAAAATACGAATACGTATATATAACAAATTTAACAGAGGATATTATAGAAAAAATTTATAATAAAATAATAAAATTGGATAAAAACATTATTATATCAAATGCCAAATATAAGGGATATATATATAATGATAAATTTGTATTTTTTGTAAATGGAGAAAAAACTGTAAAAGAGTATAACGAATATAATGTTTTCATTGAAATAAAAAGTAGTAGCTTAAAAGAATTATTAAAATATAAAAATCTAATTACTTTGAATGAATTTTTAAAAGGAGAAAAATAATGATTTTATTAATGTATTTATTATTAAATATAGGAGTAATAATGTTTTTCAAACAAAAATATCAAAAAGAAAAAATAAAATCTAATGAAGAATTAATTAAAAATATCATTCAAAGAAACAAAGATTATAAAACAGATGATGAAATTCAAGATGAATACATAGAACTTATAAATGATATTGAAAATCAAGAGAAAGCTTTAAAAATATCATTGGACGAAATAAACTCGTATAAAAAAGAATTAAATATAACTTATAAAAGTTTGTTAGCTAAATCAACAGAATTAGAATATAGTAACTTAGTTTTAGAAAAAAGAGTAGCAAATTTATCAAATTTAAATGCAATAGGAAAATCTGTTTTATCTGAATTAGAGTTAGATAAAATTATTTCTATAATATTAGATGCATATTTTGTTTTAACAGGAGCTAAAAAGATAGTTTTATATTTATGGGAAGAAGGAGTATTAGTAAATAAAGCAATTAAAGGAAATGTAAAAGCTAAGAAAAAATATGAGTTTATAAAAGAAGAACTAGATCCTAATTTGATTTATGAAAATATATCAAAAGATATAGTAGATATAAATGAAGACATTATTTACTCAAATCTAAATGTAAAAGGGAAAGAATTGGGAGTAATATATATTATAGAAGATAGCGAGAATAAAAGAAAATCTGATGATAGAGAAACAATATCTGCTTTAGCAATGCATGTAGCAATAGCAATAAATAACTCTAAGGTTTACTCAGAACTAGCAATAAAAGAAAGATTAAATAAAGAATTGAATATAGCTGCAAAAATACAAAAAGATTTATTACCTAAAAAATCAGGAGTGAAATTTGATATTGATATTTCTGAATATTTTGAACCAGCAAAAGAAATAGGTGGAGATTATTATGATTATAACATTTATTCAGACGACGAAATTTATATTACAATAGGAGATGTAAGTGGAAAAGGTGTACCTGCGGCATTGTTAATGACAACAATTAGAGCAATATTAAAGACACTTTCATTTACAATAAATGCACCAAATATTATGTTAGATATGCTTAATAAACTTATGTATAAAGATATGAGTAGTGATATGTTTGTAACAATTTTTCATAGTAAATATAATAAAAAAACAAATATTCTTGAATTTTCTAATGCAGGGCATAATCCACTTTTAGTGTATAGGAATAAAGAAAATAATATAATGGAAGAAAATGTAAAAGGAATAGCCATTGGATTTTTAGAAAATTATAATTATAAAGAAGGAAAATTAAAACTTTTTAAGAATGACATATTAGTATATTATACTGATGGAATAACTGAAGCAGAAAATGAAAATGGAGAATTATTTGGAATAGATAGATTAAAAGAGATAATATTGAAAAATAGTTATAAATCAAGTATAGAGATAAAAAATGAAATACTAAATGGTGTAAGAAAATATAGAGGTAATAAATTGCAAACAGATGATATTACATTGCTAGTATTAAAAGTATAGCTTTGAGGTGAAAAAAGTGGAAATAAATAAAAAAATATTATTAATAGATGACCAAAAAGAAATATTAGAAAGTATGAAAAATCTACTTTCTGGTCAAGATAATTTAAAAATAATAAATAATAAGCTAGATGATTTACTTAGTGATTTTTTTGAAGAAGAAAAAAAAGAACAAGAGGAAGAAAAATACCAAGTTGATATAGCTGAAGATGGCCAAACAGGATATAATATGGTGAAAAAAGCATTAGAAAGAGATGAACCGTATTCAGTAGTAACAATAGATATGAGGATGCCTGGTTGGGATGGATTACGGAC
This window encodes:
- the argS gene encoding arginine--tRNA ligase, which codes for MTLLEKKIESYLLDAIKETFKNIEIDEVNIQPSNNEKFGDYQTNFAMVNSKKIGDNPRKIAEKLINNIKKNEIFEKIEIAGPGFINIFIRIDYLAEELKKIGEKIEFQFLDTAGDVVIDYSSPNIAKRMHIGHLRSTVIGDSIKRIYKFLGYNVIADNHIGDWGTQFGKLIVGYKNWLNKENYKKNPIEELERIYVEFSKKSEENESLEDLAREELKKLQQGDKEARNLWKEFIKVSLEEYERIYKRMNIEFDTYYGESFYHDIMPLIIEELKEKNIAKEDEGALVVFFDENKNLHPCIVQKKDGAYLYSTSDLATIKYRRENYNLNKIIYVTDERQQDHFRQIFEITNMLDWKDEKHHIWFGIMRFADGIFSTRKGNVIKLNDLLDESVERAYKIVSEKNPSLNEDEKRNIAEVVGIGAVKYADLSQNRTSPIIFEWDKILSFEGNTSPYLQYSYARIKSIMRNANENNIKIDYNKKLIFTENSEINLIKFVYQFPRIVMLAATTFKPNLLADYIFELSKKFNTFYNAAPILKSENKDIINSRLILCDKVSFIIKEGLNLLGISTVDRM
- a CDS encoding chemotaxis protein CheW: MEKEKNMSDELQVVVFILDKNYYGVHILQVQEIIKMTEITQLPNTPDFIKGIVNLRGNIVPIMNLRKRFGLTEQKENENAKILILKLEELQFGIIVDEISEVEKVSVSSIEAPPKIVSGVRGEFINGIAKTNDRLLILLNIEKILTLEEKEILKEIEETN
- the rapZ gene encoding RNase adapter RapZ, giving the protein MKSFEILIITGMSGAGKSSAIRFFEDRGYLTIDNLPVKLLSNMYKLFFKSSKIRKVACVIDSRSWNSAKEFINECKKLKKLEINFKILFLDSANEVILNRYNLTRRKHPIKEFNTLLENIKEERKQLEEIKDLANEIINTSNITPKELNKELEKLLTSETKKITISISSFGFKYGIPIDLDLMFDVRFLPNPYYVEDLKNKTGNNREVFDYVFNFDLTNEFYLKLKEMLIFLIPQYINEGKSHLSIGIGCSGGKHRSVSIVNKLYDELKENDTIEVLKSHRDIRKN
- the uvrC gene encoding excinuclease ABC subunit UvrC, yielding MSNIDLNEFPDMPGVYLMKNINKKIIYIGKAKNLKKRVSSYFQKKHDRKKTEELVKNISTIDYILCKTELDALILENNLIKKYKPKYNIALKDSKTYPYLFISNEKFSKISVIRNTKYLNKNGDYFGPYPGTAFELIKIIKKIFMIRDCNRDMNKKYDRPCLKYYMKMCLGPCVYKNIEAKYNENKEQLKLFLKGNYKEILKKLEQLMNSYSEKMDFETAIIYREKIKNIKNAMKNQIVEYGKDIDEDVFLIKEEYGNIFIQVLNIRNGIIIGKNEQIISLENNIEERKIEEFFLEIFIQYYNNYVIPKNLILDKKFKKLDKLIKKWIFIEKKIKINLYYPEIKSRRKKLIEMGYLNLEKEIKNFYNRKTILEIGIKNLFTILKLKKIPRRIECFDISNIQGKDAVASMSVALEGKPSKKEYRKFKIKTKDTPDDFHMMREVLFRRYSKLNDNELPELILIDGGKGQLNSAAEILQKLGKIDKIDLISIAKREEEIFKYGESVPYIISKRDETLKILQRLRDEAHRFGITYHRKLRTKRIIISELDKIEGIGPKRKEVLLKKYKSIENIKKQSLAELKSILPEKIAITLYNSLNNERSE
- a CDS encoding response regulator; the encoded protein is MKGVNDIKTVLIIDDEPTIRFLLKEIISDMGYKVLEASRAEKGLQLIKKEKIDLILLDIQLPNMNGLEAIQQIRKINMEVPVFMITAFHNMKNVVEMLDVEIQGFIPKPFEILELKDKISKILEAKK
- a CDS encoding HD-GYP domain-containing protein; the protein is MMVKTIDLKENMELKEGIVVNNIVLIEEGTKLTKELIERIKKFNIEEVSIKDEEKNIEDILLEEEKIKEEFKKEYLESIEDTKEVLEDVLNNKIDDTTLELIVDKTMGNIEKDKNILLSLMDMKSEGEYLFDHSLKTTMLAIMLGKELNYTDEELEILGKAAILHDVGMLKVKKEIIDKKSKLTLEEMEEVKKHIDITLDLLKNEEKEVLEIIKYHHERIDGKGYPNGLKSEDIPDMSKVLKIADIYAALVSNRSYRKAFNANEAIKEMVHASGKEIDLILFKKFLKIMSMFPIGSKVRLSNGKIAIVKQITENIFRPVIDIEENGKIERIDLSKKENFLLHIMGLAE
- a CDS encoding GAF domain-containing SpoIIE family protein phosphatase, with amino-acid sequence MILLMYLLLNIGVIMFFKQKYQKEKIKSNEELIKNIIQRNKDYKTDDEIQDEYIELINDIENQEKALKISLDEINSYKKELNITYKSLLAKSTELEYSNLVLEKRVANLSNLNAIGKSVLSELELDKIISIILDAYFVLTGAKKIVLYLWEEGVLVNKAIKGNVKAKKKYEFIKEELDPNLIYENISKDIVDINEDIIYSNLNVKGKELGVIYIIEDSENKRKSDDRETISALAMHVAIAINNSKVYSELAIKERLNKELNIAAKIQKDLLPKKSGVKFDIDISEYFEPAKEIGGDYYDYNIYSDDEIYITIGDVSGKGVPAALLMTTIRAILKTLSFTINAPNIMLDMLNKLMYKDMSSDMFVTIFHSKYNKKTNILEFSNAGHNPLLVYRNKENNIMEENVKGIAIGFLENYNYKEGKLKLFKNDILVYYTDGITEAENENGELFGIDRLKEIILKNSYKSSIEIKNEILNGVRKYRGNKLQTDDITLLVLKV